The genomic DNA TAGTCTCCGCTCTTCTGCCAGTGGATCTTACAGTCAGCTACTGAGAACAAGTTCTTGGAACGTATTTCCGTGCGGTTGGGGAGTTCTAGAAGTGTTACCCTAGCTGGTACATCTTTGTCCTCCGCTACCCAATACGCTACAATGTTGTCAGTGGGAGACCAACTGAAGTCTCTGtgaatgaaaaataacaaacataaaaattactTCTCTTACAATAAAGCATGATTCATGCTTGTATATCATAAATGAAAGTATCTAGTGGCACAATTGTTTACTGTTTGGAATGCATTTATTTTGCAACCTACATACAATCGATTTGTGTAAACACAAACACTATTGACACAGTAACTTCAATTTCATACAAActcaaacaacaataaaattcgATGCTAcgtttttaaatcaaaatggcggCTCTTACCTGATTCCTGGGATTTTAATGGACTTCTTGTCGAGCAGGCCGAAGCTGGGCGTCTCGTACACAGAGAGCATGTCCTGGCCGAGCCTGGCGAAGTACTTGTCATCCTTGCTCCAACGGAACACGGGCCAGGTGACATACTCGTCTGGCGGCGGGAAACTACGCTTTTCTAGACCCGTCCTATTTGAAAAAGATAACTATTTAGTAAAGAAATTAGCATAATTGACAcattaacgcccgaatactaaaatgctactcaattttaagttgtacttaaatattgtgtCTCTGTCATTTtagaaagaattgatagtgacagaactacatttgagagcatcttaaaattgagtagcgtttgagtattcaggCATTAGTAAACTAATTGCCACATGAAACTAATTTGCATAAAAAAGTGTCGTGAAGCATCTATTCTGTAGAATTGAGTATAATTCGTAAATGtgcctaataataattaagtgtaCAAAGTTccttattttttcattaaattgcACATGTGTTGTATTGTGCAGTGTAATTGGTATAAGTACTattctattcaattaaataaataatgcctTTCTCTTATATGTCAAGGAAACAGAATGGtggttattattatgaaaaaaaactaaaaaacccgactgcgtttcttcataatatgaaaatgaaaaagccctaaaacaagaaagtcatcgtaaaatttaagcagtcgggacccattctaaatatgaagacttagtgagggcacatacggcttgctttctagaatgggtcccgactgctttaattttacgatgactttcttgttttagggctttttcattttcatataatgaagaaacgcagtcgggttttttagttttttaaattacattattttattttactttcttttagttttattatttttatgttttgataattataggtatctagtgtcattctcacagtaaatacgaatctaacgacccctatcaagctgacaTACATCGAATCGTTccggctagagagtgagcaatattcaaatttggcgccaaaaatccgccattttgttttttttactattttgatatatccagtgtcactctcacagtaaatacgaatccaacgacacctctcaagccaaaatccgtcaagccgtttaggctgtagagcgtgccaaacaattatacatacatacatacatacatactctcgaaaaacataaccctccttctggcgcagtcgggtaaaaattagctaaaatgttaatattgaTGCTTTTATCATGTTAGTAATGGAACTAGAAAATCTAGTTCTGTACTAGATTCTAGACAGACTTCAAACCGCATGAAAAGGAGGACACTCTCTAACACAAGTTTTTGTATACATTAATCTGTTAGCATTCTGTCTCACACGAAGTTCGCGCGTGGAATACATAACAAACCAGTTTGCGTGAGTTGGAACAATTCATTGAACTGTCTAGGTAGGATTTTGAACCTAACACATGTATCAATAATGGTCTTGTTCATTTctcgtaaataataaagaagtGACTACTGAGTAAAGTGTtacgaaaattattattattttaggtgaaccgacgacatcgtcagagtggcgaggagccagtggatgcaggatGGTGGCTTATCGTTCtatgtggaggactaaggggaggcctttgttcagcagtggatgtctctcggctgatgataatgataattattttagtaaaaaaattaaaattaatattacctaATATCCCAGATAATGAGTTTCTTATCTTCACCCCTGTCACCAGTCGGTGAGAAAGTAACAATATAGTTTTCACACGGGGAGAAGGAGATGAACCGAGCTTCAGGGTGGAAGAACTTCTGGAACTGGGAGAACTTAGGGCCAGCCCATAGGGCCACGCCCTTCCAGTGGAACGTCGCTAAGTACGTTCCCAATGGCGACCACACGGCGTAAGTCTCCGTCCAGTTCTGAGAAATAGAAATGTTTATGTTACCAACTTCAAGTGTGAATTAGCACAATTATCATGACTGATactaaatatacaataaattattagttttagaatcattatttttttaacgttttgtgtttaattataaacaataaagataTCTTAGCCATGACATACAAAGCTGTCTTCATTCAACCTCATCTCTTGCAAACTTGCTAACACACTATGAAAAGTCCAACATAAACACTTTAAAACAACTTACAGGTCTCTCCTGCAATAGTGCTGGTTCTGGCAGTGCATTCTGCCATACTTGGAGAGCCACTCCAGTACCAATGCCCACCAGGAACTGGTCATACGCATCAGGGTCCATCAAGTACCATTGCAGGTCTGATTGGACCTTGAATGGTTGAGGTGCTGGCGGCTCCCATTCTTTAGGGATGTCTGAATACCTGATGAAAGAAAATTGTTAAGAAtgtggtatttattttgtaattttgttgttgttgacgATAACATGTTTTTTGAGTAATTTGTCCTATTGCAATAAAGAAAAATGGTGCATATTCATAGCCATAAACTTTAATAAGTAAagcatgtataaataaataccacagGAATCAGTTCGGCAAACAAATAATGTACAGTTCATTGATGTGTAACTATAACTCTTGCAGAAAACAGGAAAACATGATACATATCACTATAAATTATGGAGAAATCCCATAGCCAAGAGCTCAATGAACTTACATAATAACCTTGAATAAATAGCGccaatttttttgataaataggACTTAGATTACTTACTTCTTAAAGTCGGTGAACAAATTCACCAAGAATGTGTGCTGCTTATctaatttacaattatttgttgCCTTCACAGCTTCAGCGGCGTTCTGAGGGTTGCTGTACTCCAGGAAAATGTAACCAGTGGTGGTTCCATTTTCAGTAGTCGGATAATACTCGTTGACGATCTTCCCGAATTTACTAAATATCTTATTTATGACACTCTGGAGCTTCTCCAGTCGCTCGGGTCCGACCTGCGGGCACCCGTCGACGACGACCACGTTCTCATAACTGTCTGATTCCTTCGGTTTCTGCTCTAAAAGGTCGGCCAACAACTCTGCAACGTcaaagttaggttaggtttttacAACTATAATGACACTGAAAAACTCACTTGTAAAGTTCACGTTATTAACAAGTTACACTTTCTAACACACACTGAGCTTgacgattactttaaaaatagcaataacATCAATGAAAAGTTGTAAAATGCGTAGGTGACGCATATGGCCGGTCAAACTTGTCACTGGTAAAATGCCCACCTTCGTCGGGAATATCGTCAATGAAACCCTCCGGATCGTCGAAGTCGGGCTCCTCGTCAAAATTTGGCTCCTCATTATCACTTTGAGGTTGTGGGTTCACTTTCTCGTCTCCTTTTTTCTTAGCCATTTTGACGATATAACGTGTGTAACAGGAAGACACGCCATTAGGGACTGAGCATAGAGAacgattttattactttcactcGCGAGTCAAGAAGTTACGTTTAGTTAGTACCAAAAACTTTTTAcggataaaaaatattgattttt from Spodoptera frugiperda isolate SF20-4 chromosome 26, AGI-APGP_CSIRO_Sfru_2.0, whole genome shotgun sequence includes the following:
- the LOC118264488 gene encoding eukaryotic translation initiation factor 3 subunit B is translated as MAKKKGDEKVNPQPQSDNEEPNFDEEPDFDDPEGFIDDIPDEELLADLLEQKPKESDSYENVVVVDGCPQVGPERLEKLQSVINKIFSKFGKIVNEYYPTTENGTTTGYIFLEYSNPQNAAEAVKATNNCKLDKQHTFLVNLFTDFKKYSDIPKEWEPPAPQPFKVQSDLQWYLMDPDAYDQFLVGIGTGVALQVWQNALPEPALLQERPNWTETYAVWSPLGTYLATFHWKGVALWAGPKFSQFQKFFHPEARFISFSPCENYIVTFSPTGDRGEDKKLIIWDIRTGLEKRSFPPPDEYVTWPVFRWSKDDKYFARLGQDMLSVYETPSFGLLDKKSIKIPGIRDFSWSPTDNIVAYWVAEDKDVPARVTLLELPNRTEIRSKNLFSVADCKIHWQKSGDYLCVKVDRYSKVKKDKNEIKYSGMYYNFEIFHMREKEIPVDSVEIKEPIQAFAWEPVGSKFAIIHGDPANICISFYQVNTGQAPTLLKKFERQPFNHLFWSPSGQFIVLANLGLTGGALEFLDTNDFTIMNVSDHYQMSGIEWDPTGRFVVTGVSSLKSKIDTGYYIWSFQGKILRRVMKEGFAQFNWRPRPPTLLSEKQQKDIKKNLKKYYSQFESKDRMRSSKASKELVAKRTEQMKKHMEYREAKVQEWNEQKPRRLELRNYVDTDGIDADSTATTVEEVVEFFVKEEQTVIE